A region of the Physeter macrocephalus isolate SW-GA unplaced genomic scaffold, ASM283717v5 random_6245, whole genome shotgun sequence genome:
TGGCACAGAATAATGAGAGCCCGATTCCAGTCGTGTGGGTTTCTATCATGATTTTGCAAAGCGCTCAGGAGGGCGTATGGCAGGAAGCAGGTGCTGAGCGAGGTGGGGTAGCTGTTCCGACGGCTGCTGTTCTTCCACCGCAGTATCAGAACCGAGACCCCCGGGAATGGAGGGCTCATTTCTTGGAGGCTGTGGATGATGCTTTCAAGACGATGGATGTGGATATGGCTGAGGAACATGCCAGGGCCCAGATGAGAGCCCAGATGAACATCGGGGAGGAAGCTCTGATTGGACGGTGGAGCTGGGACGACATACAGGTCGAACTCCTGACCTGGGATGAGGACGGAGATTTTGGCGACGCCTGGTCCAGGATCCCCTTCGCTTTCTGGGCCAGATACCATCAGTACATTCTGAATAGCAACCGTGCCAACAGGAGAGGCACCTGGAGGGCTGGCGTCAGCAGTGGCACCAATGGTGCGGCCAGCACCAGCATGCTCGATGGCCCCAGCACCAGCTCCACCATCCGGACCAGAAACGCCGCCAGAACCAGTGCCAGCTTCTTCTCCTGGATTCAGTAAGATTGGAGGTCATTAGATGAGACTCTGAAGGATGGGGTGTGGAGGGACTGGGGGGAGTCAGGGGAAGGCCCGGGGTGTCCTGGGGGAACGAGGAGAGCCTGACAGGACACTCAGTTTGTCCTTCCTATCCCTCACGGTTCACCTGTATTGACCCTTGTGCTCTGGCCTTTGTGTCTCCCGGTTCCAGGCAGCGCTGAGGAGCTGCAGCAGTCCCCTGCCGAGCCAGagtgcctcccctgccccctccccgacAGAGCACTCTAGGCAGCTACTCCCCGTCCATGGAAGATGGCATGCCAGATGACGcgctctctgcccttcctgcttTCCTGTGTGCTTTTCGTCGTGCTGTCGTGTTTTGGGTATCGGTGTTGCATTAAAGTTGCAAAATCAGTCGGACGTCTTCTCCTTTTCCTGGGCAGGTGTGGCTCTGAGTGGCCGGTGGTCAGGCCCTCTGGGACAGGCGGGGGCCGCCTCTCCCTAAAAGGCAGGCGGGTGTGGCTGGGTCAGGCACTGGGAGGTGCGGAGATGCCAGCTGAGTGTGGAGGCCAAGGGTTTCCAGAGGCTCCGGTCCATACAGCTTCATGATTTCCTACACTGTGTGGCCACGGTTAAACGCCAGTGGGGGTCCTCaggagaaggggtggggtggagggccgTGAGCTGGTGC
Encoded here:
- the LOC102976297 gene encoding melanoma-associated antigen D4-like — translated: YLEYKKIPNSSPPEYEFLWGLRARHETSKMRVLRFIAQYQNRDPREWRAHFLEAVDDAFKTMDVDMAEEHARAQMRAQMNIGEEALIGRWSWDDIQVELLTWDEDGDFGDAWSRIPFAFWARYHQYILNSNRANRRGTWRAGVSSGTNGAASTSMLDGPSTSSTIRTRNAARTSASFFSWIQQR